The DNA region AGAAGCAATAAGCTCGTCAACTGTAAAAGGCTTCTTTAAAAGTTTTGCTGCCCCGAGAGTCTTTAAACGGCTTGCGTCAAAACCTTCTTTCTCATAACCAATAACGAGAACCGGAACTCCTAAGTTTAAAAGCTGAGGGAGAACGTCATAAGCCTTGGCGTTCTGAACCGTCATATCAAGGATGATTACGTCAGGCTTCTCAGCAACGGCAAGGTTTGATATTTCTTTCGGAGAGTAAGCGTGAACTACCTCAACACCCCTAAGAGAGAGAACCTTCTCCATCAAGATATGCCACGTCTTTTTATCGTCGGCAAACAGAACTTTCATCTTCCAGCTCCCTCAAGTTCTTTCTTTATCCCTGAAAGTAGAACCACAAGTTCCTTTGAGGTAATAGCTTCTCTATCAATAGTTTTGAGCAGCTCGTTTCTATCACTTTCCCTTAGACAGTTTGCCATAACGATGAGTTCGCTCTTCACCATGTTGGCGTTTATCTCTTTTGCAAGCTTTATGGCAGATTCAAGGGAAGTAAGAACAGAAGCTAAATTAGCAGAAGATGTAGAAGTTTTTGGCTGTTCTTTTTGTGCTAAGAGTAGTGACTGCAAGTCGTTCCTTATTATGAGGAGGTTATCTTTAATCTGAGTAAGTAAAGAGTTATCTACTGCTGGTAGGGAGATATCAAACTCCTTTAGTATTTCCACCGACCTTTCAAGAGCTTGACGGCTACTGCCAGTAATTCCAACGTTCTCCATTTCATTTTTAAGGTTCTCAAGTTCCGTCTGGAGCTCACCGAGCCTATCCCTAACTTCGTCTATGCTCTCTCGGGTTAAAACTCCCACCTTTGCTTTGAGCTCGTTTATGATATTCTCCACAGCATCTGCCAAAGTTTCAAGCTTAAGAGTCCTTTTGTCTGGCTCAGATTCTACTTTTTCTTCCTTTTTACCTGTAAACTTCGCTATAAATAGGCCTACAATAATACCTAAAGCTCCAAAAACAGCAGCTACTACCGCCGTTACTACTCCTACATCCATGAGTTTCACCTTCCTAAGTTTTAAGATTCCAGTATAAGTATATCGTAAATTCTACTAATTGGTAAACCCATAACGTTAAAAAAGTCTCCATCTATGCGCTCAATTAGGAGAGCTCCTATCCCCTGAATCCCGTAAGCTCCCGCTTTATCAAGGGGCTCTCCCGTAGAAACGTACCACTCTATCTCTTCAGGACTAAGTCTTTTAAACTTAACTCTACTCTCCTCAAAAGAGCTAATCAGCTTTCCGTTAGGGAAAAGAAGAGCAAATCCTGTAATAACTGTATGCCACCTGCCAGAAAGTCTTTTTAGGTACTCTACCGCTTCCTCTTTACTTTCAGGCTTTCCGAGTATTTCATCCCCAAGAACAACAATCGTATCGGCAGAAAGGGCAACCTCTCCATCTTTTAACTCGTTCTTTACGCTCAGAACTTTCTGTTCAGCGTTCTTTACGGCTGTTTCAACTGGAGTTGAGTAGAGTTTCTCTTCTGCTTTTGCCCTTACTACCCTAAAGTTCACCCCTACCATTGAAAGGATTTCTCTTCTCCTTGGGGAGGAAGAGGCAAGGAGTATATTAAGGTCCGTTAGCCTCATTAATTACCCCCAGAGCTTTGAGCATCTCTTTAGCAGCCTGCTGTTCAGCACTTTTCTTGGATTTCCCGGAGGCAACGGTTCTGAGCTCCTTCACCCTACACTCAACTGTAAAGGTCTTGTCGTGCTCCGGTCCTTCAGACTTAATAAGAGCGTAGGAAGGAATAACCTTAAACTCTCTCTGGGTTATCTCCTGAAGGTAGCTCTTAAAGTCCTTGTAGGTTACGGCGCTCTCTAAAATTTCCCACATTTTTTTTAAAAAGCGCTCTAAGAACACTCTCCTTGCTTCGTAAAAACCACCGTCAAGGTATATTGCCCCAAAGAGGGACTCAAAAACATCACAGAGGAGGGAGGACTTTTTCCTCCCCCCAGAAAGTCTTTCTCCCTTTCCCAAAAGGAGGTAGTTGCCAAGGTCTACAGTTTTTGCAAGCTCAGAAAGAGAGGATTCACTAACAAGGTAGGCCCTTATCTGGGAGAGCTCCCCTTCAGACTTATCTGGAAATCTCTTTATGAGCTCCTCACTGACAATAAGGCCGATAACAGCATCACCTAAGAACTCAAGGACTTCGTAGTTTTCTTTCGTGTCCTTCTCAAAGGCAAAGGAGCGGTGGGTAAGGGCTTTAAGGAGGAGCTCCCTATTCCTAAACCTGTAACCTATCTTCTCCTCAAGCTCTTTGAGCCTGTGGTTCAAGCCAAACCCCGTTAAACTTTCTTTAAGACAAGGCAGGCGTTCGTTCCACCAAATCCAAAGGAGTTCTTGAGAACGTACTTAACGTCCATCTCAATAGCCTCGTTAGGAACGTAGTCAAGGTCACACTCAGGGTCTGGCTCCTCGTAGTTTATCGTAGGTGGGATAATTCCCGTTTTAAGGGTCATAACAGCTGCTATAGTCTCTACGCCTCCGGCAGCTCCTAAAAGGTGTCCTATCATTGACTTAATACTGCTCACTTTGAGCTTGTAGGCATGGTCTCCAAAGACCGTTTTTATAGCCATCGTTTCATAGAGGTCGTTGAACTTAGTAGAAGTTCCGTGGGCGTTCACGTAGTCAATGTCCTCAGGGGATACTCCTGCATCCTTCAGAGCGTTCCTTATAGCTCTTGCAGCTCCCTCTCCGCCGGGAGCTGGAGCAGTCATGTGGTAGGCGTCACCGCTCGTTCCGTAACCAACTACCTCTGCAAGTATCTCTGCTCCCCTCTTCTTCGCGTGCTCGTACTCCTCAAGAACGACGATTCCAGCACCTTCTCCCATTACGAAACCGTCCCTGTTCTTCTCAAAAGGCCTGCTTGCCTTTTCAGGCTCATCGTTTCTTGTTGAGAGAGCTCTTGCTGCTGCAAAACTGGCAATACCTAAGGGGGTAATTGCACTCTCTGCTCCACCAGCAATCATTACATCTGCATCGCCGTAGAGAATTGTCCTGTAAGCCTCTCCAATTGCGTGAGTTCCGGTAGCACAGGCAGTAACAACTGAAATGTTAGGCCCTTTAAAGCCAAACCTTATTGAAACAAGGCCTGAGGCCATGTTGATAATCTCCATAGGAACACAGTAGGGAGAAACTCTCTTTGGCCCTTTTTCAAGGAGAACAGAGTGCTGAGTCTCTATGGTATGAATTCCTCCAATTCCAGAACCGATAAGGACTCCAACTCTTTCGGGGTCAATATTTGAATCCTCAAGGCCGGCGCTCTTCACCGCCTGAACGGCAGCTCCCATAGCAAACTGAATAAAGGGGTCGGTTTTCCTTACATCCTTTTTCTCAAAGTAATCAAGCGGGTTAAAATCCTTTACCTCTGCAGCAATCTGAACGGGAAAATTAGAAACGTCAAATTTTGTAACCTTAGAGACCGCAGACTTACCAGAAGTTATGTTCTCCCAGAACTTCTTCAGGTTACTTCCCGCAGGTGAAACAACGCCCAGTCCCGTAATTACAACTCTCCTCATTACCCGACTCCCGTTAGATTTTTAGCAAATTATAAACTTTTGGCTGCTTTAATGGTATAACTTTTAAGCTCGCAATAGACTCCTTAGTAGGAGGAGAGAATGTATACAACTACTGAAGAGAGGGAGCTCCTACAGCTAACCGATGAACTCCTAAAGCAGGTAGAAGGTAAAGATAAAGAATACTGGAAAAATCTATCCCTACAGGAAGCTAAGGAATTAGCTGAAAAGCTGAGGAATGTTATTAGATACCACGACTTTAAATACTACGTTCAGGCAAATCCCGTTATTTCAGACTACCAGTACGACAAGCTCTTCCACGCTTTAGAGGCTATTGAGGAGGCACACCCTGAAGTAGTTACTCCCGACTCTCCTACACAGAGGATATCCCCCGCTTTTACAGGCGAGTTTGAGAAAGTAAAACACTTAGCAGAAATGACGTCCTTAGAGAACACCTACTCACCGGAGGATTTAAGGGAGTGGGACAGGAAAGTCAAGCAGCTCCTTGGGAAAGAGGATGTGGAGTACATCGTTGAGCCAAAGTTTGACGGCGCAAGCGTTGAGCTGGTCTATGAGGACGACGTTCTGAAAAGGGGCGTAACGAGAGGAGATGGCTTTGTGGGCGAAGACATAAGCGTAAACGTAAGAACTATCAGAACTATTCCCCTCAGAGCTCCCTTTTCCAAGTTCGGTATAAAAGTAGTCTCAATAAGAGCAGAAGTGATAATGCCTAAAAGCGTCTTTAGAAGGCTCAACAGGGAAAGGGAAGAAAAAGGCCTTCCACTCTTTGCAAACCCAAGAAATGCGGCGGCAGGAACTTTGAGGTTAAAGAACCCCACTGAAGTATCAAAGAGAGGCCTTGACTGCTACGCCTATCAAATCCTCTACTCTGAACCAAAAGAACTGTGCAACGATCTAAAAACCCAAAAACAGGTTCTTGAAATCCTTTCAGAGTGCGGCTTCAAAACTCCCCACATTCAGAAGGTCTGTAAGAACATTGAAGAAGTAATAGAAACCGTCTTAAAGGCTCAGGAAGAGCGCGAAACTTGGGACTTTGAAGCCGACGGAATGGTCGTTAAGGTAAACAACA from Phorcysia thermohydrogeniphila includes:
- the fabF gene encoding beta-ketoacyl-ACP synthase II — translated: MRRVVITGLGVVSPAGSNLKKFWENITSGKSAVSKVTKFDVSNFPVQIAAEVKDFNPLDYFEKKDVRKTDPFIQFAMGAAVQAVKSAGLEDSNIDPERVGVLIGSGIGGIHTIETQHSVLLEKGPKRVSPYCVPMEIINMASGLVSIRFGFKGPNISVVTACATGTHAIGEAYRTILYGDADVMIAGGAESAITPLGIASFAAARALSTRNDEPEKASRPFEKNRDGFVMGEGAGIVVLEEYEHAKKRGAEILAEVVGYGTSGDAYHMTAPAPGGEGAARAIRNALKDAGVSPEDIDYVNAHGTSTKFNDLYETMAIKTVFGDHAYKLKVSSIKSMIGHLLGAAGGVETIAAVMTLKTGIIPPTINYEEPDPECDLDYVPNEAIEMDVKYVLKNSFGFGGTNACLVLKKV
- a CDS encoding nucleoside triphosphate pyrophosphatase, with the protein product MRLTDLNILLASSSPRRREILSMVGVNFRVVRAKAEEKLYSTPVETAVKNAEQKVLSVKNELKDGEVALSADTIVVLGDEILGKPESKEEAVEYLKRLSGRWHTVITGFALLFPNGKLISSFEESRVKFKRLSPEEIEWYVSTGEPLDKAGAYGIQGIGALLIERIDGDFFNVMGLPISRIYDILILES
- the rnc gene encoding ribonuclease III encodes the protein MNHRLKELEEKIGYRFRNRELLLKALTHRSFAFEKDTKENYEVLEFLGDAVIGLIVSEELIKRFPDKSEGELSQIRAYLVSESSLSELAKTVDLGNYLLLGKGERLSGGRKKSSLLCDVFESLFGAIYLDGGFYEARRVFLERFLKKMWEILESAVTYKDFKSYLQEITQREFKVIPSYALIKSEGPEHDKTFTVECRVKELRTVASGKSKKSAEQQAAKEMLKALGVINEANGP